In Syntrophales bacterium, the genomic stretch CGCAAACTTTTCAACAACAAAACCGAATGCCATTATCCCAATGCTTGTTCTTATCCACGCAAGAAATGTTCTTTCATTCGCCATGTGAACACGGCGATTACGAACGCTTGCAGATTTCTTATCTTCAATTATCTCTGACATAGAGCTAACCCTCCATGACATGGAACAGGTTCACTAGCCGCGCCAATACAACCCTTCTCGGCACATCGTCTTTTGCGAACGCTGCCCGACCTGAAATCTATGCCGCCGCTGCGGGAACGAGCCATTTGATCATCGCGACTTTCACGGCGTCGTTCACGACAAGGCACGAGACCATCGCATAGATGAAAATTGCGAGCGTCTGCCACCACGGCAACGGCAGGAGTCCGACATTCGCTATCCCAAAAGCGCTGGCCGCCTTTTCAACAGAGATTGCCTTGAGATGACCGAAAAGCATTGCGCACGAAATCGATCGCGGCGCTTTCCATCGACAGTGTTTTTGCGCCTTCGTCGTAGAGGATGACGTCGACTGCGTCGAAGATTCCGGGTCATGCGATCGAGAACCGCATCGTCAATAACCTCGAATTGTGGGGCAGACCAGGACACGTCGCTTCTGAAGTCCGGGTCCTGGCCGGCCCCGGGGCAATCGGGCATAAGAGCCCTCTGGCCCTTTGCTTCCCGGCTTGCTTATTTCTTTTTCTGTGCTGCCTTTATTGGCTGGAACGGCCCGTACTGATGCTGTTCCTGTGAAAAATTATCCGCATAGGGTGGATACGGGCAGTCCACCGCTTTTTTCTCCAGTTTCGGATAGTCCTTCTCCAGTCCGCTCATCTGCGGCCGCTCCTTCGAACTGAGATAGGCGGCAACATCGTAGGTATCTTCATTGGTGATTGCCGGATGGTTCCACACCGTTCCCAGCGGCATATTGCTGTGAATAAACGCGGCGGTGGTCAGCATCCGGTTCATTCCCGCTCCGTTGTTGTAGCTGTTTGTTCCCCAGAGGGCCGGGGTGACATGGCTGCCCGAACCTCCGGCCGACATGGACTGATAGCCGTCCCCATTTTCGCCATGGCACGACATGCAGAACCGGTTGTACGCCTCTTGGCCCTTTCTCACGTCGGCCTTGCGCTTTGGACCTTCGTATTTGGGTGTTATCAGGCCAAAAACATCCTTGGGCATATCTTTCGACAACCAGTTCACATAGGCGACCATCGCCTTCATTTCTTTGCTGTCGGCAGCCAGCGCCTTGCCGTTCAGGCTGCGCTCGAAACAGCCGTTAATCCGCTTCTCAAGACCCTGTATCTGGTCTTCACGGCCCCGGTATTGGGGGTATGTCTGGCTAACCCCCATCCAGGGGAGTCCGAACTGCTTGGTGCCGTTATCCAGGTGGCAGCTCGTGCAGTTCAGGGTATTTCCGGAAAAACGCATTTTCTCATCCTTCGCACCAGAGCCGAGCTGCGCATACGTATCGGTCAAAAGCAGTGCGCCGTAACGGATGAGATCACCTTCCTCTCCCTGGGGAATATCCTTGATCAGCGGCACTACCCAGGCGGCAGAAGTTCCTTTTGCCTCTAGTGGCGGCGCGGTGGTGCGCTCCGCATCGGCCAGCATGGTCAAAAATCTGAGGATATTGTTGATTTCTTCGTCCTTGAGTTTCTTGTTCAACTGCAAGTACCCCATCTGATCCACTGCCTCCGCCAGGTTGTCCACCTCGCCGTCATGGAAATAGGGGGCGGAAAGGGTGGCATTGCGCAGCATGGGAACCTTGAAGACATATTTGTCACTTTCCAGCTTGGTGACCTTAAAGCGGCCAGGGTCCTTGTCGTTGGTATAGTTATGGAACACGCCCATTTTCTGGAAGGTCATCCCCCCCAGGTTGGGGCCGCTGTGGCACTGCACGCAGCCGACATTGATGAAGGTGCGCATCCCTTCCATTTCCTGCCCGGTGAGGGCTTGTTTGTCCCCCTCCAGGAAACGGTCGAAGCGGCCCCGGCTAATCAGCGTTCGTTCAAAGGCCGCAACCGCTTTGGCAAAATTGTCGAAAGTAACCGGGTTTTTCTCGCCAGGAAAGGCCTTTTTGAAATCAGCGGGATAATGTTTTATGCCTTTCAGCCG encodes the following:
- a CDS encoding c-type cytochrome, with amino-acid sequence MRKKLEATVFLIAALGALILSDMGGNLISQASAKSAARAQKKAAKSQVVDASRTIKAVPGSPDGVLLMQAHALFGKLPATMPGSDQDTPAMIALGKKLYFEKAISINKTQSCNSCHPVDNKGAGVDNLKTGKGAEGKSGDRNDPPTMNAGFQIVQFWDGRAATLEEQAQGPPLNPIEMGMPNAEALVERLKGIKHYPADFKKAFPGEKNPVTFDNFAKAVAAFERTLISRGRFDRFLEGDKQALTGQEMEGMRTFINVGCVQCHSGPNLGGMTFQKMGVFHNYTNDKDPGRFKVTKLESDKYVFKVPMLRNATLSAPYFHDGEVDNLAEAVDQMGYLQLNKKLKDEEINNILRFLTMLADAERTTAPPLEAKGTSAAWVVPLIKDIPQGEEGDLIRYGALLLTDTYAQLGSGAKDEKMRFSGNTLNCTSCHLDNGTKQFGLPWMGVSQTYPQYRGREDQIQGLEKRINGCFERSLNGKALAADSKEMKAMVAYVNWLSKDMPKDVFGLITPKYEGPKRKADVRKGQEAYNRFCMSCHGENGDGYQSMSAGGSGSHVTPALWGTNSYNNGAGMNRMLTTAAFIHSNMPLGTVWNHPAITNEDTYDVAAYLSSKERPQMSGLEKDYPKLEKKAVDCPYPPYADNFSQEQHQYGPFQPIKAAQKKK